The Paracholeplasma brassicae genome contains a region encoding:
- a CDS encoding ABC transporter ATP-binding protein/permease, with amino-acid sequence MIKTGKLNKYFNKNRKNEIHVINDIEVSLPDKGLVVLLGPSGSGKTTLLNVLGGLDKVKGEIMFNDIKIDKYKVSKWDEIRNQHIGYIFQNYLLLEQLSVYENIRLTLNMVGITDKDEIDKRITYLLEAVGLKNYKKRKAGMLSGGQQQRVAIARALAKNPQVIIADEPTGNLDSKNTIEVMNIIKKIAETKLVLLVTHERELATAYATRIIELQDGKIVDDSASSGLGNLYRVRQDTDIYLKDLHRHELNDGLLNVDLYSDQEDIQALNLKLVLNNGTLYIDFGNQKFKKIQLFDQNNEVKLIDAHYEDEQEAQEVHSFDYESIIDETKKKKNQPVISLKHSFRLAFSKIINQTKRKRLLFIGFLISGLILSFISASLYAAFDAAEENYMSRPVNMVLVTVKDGYRATYSQIDGATGLTYMVPRPEQHQIQISVPYFDQFNLNYGKDDRIYLYPHFDLENVGTSIIYGRNIENTNEVLLDVSLLKQINHEYSSSIYKMLGINSMKEITGRTMIFYGKEFTIVGFTERQYGTFTMDQLTYYQTKYWTVFEEQPKYDTVEGYINEEFGNSREFFVHSTDVKQTIAYLKLNTSFEGIEDLTTIERDNFMDERQTLFISLSIFSLIILSVTWVSLFFVMRTSVLDRMGELSVFRALGVRKKDLYKTYLIEVLVITGVTSMIGFFLGIYYITNFNPILIEQGIVRVTFLSTIFTILIVLATNILFGLLPIIMILRKTPSQLMSSYDA; translated from the coding sequence ATGATAAAAACAGGCAAATTAAATAAGTATTTTAATAAAAATCGAAAAAATGAGATTCACGTCATCAATGATATCGAAGTCAGCTTACCAGATAAGGGTTTAGTCGTTTTATTAGGACCTTCAGGTTCTGGGAAGACCACACTTTTAAACGTCTTAGGTGGTCTAGATAAAGTTAAAGGCGAGATTATGTTTAACGACATAAAAATCGATAAATACAAAGTCTCTAAGTGGGATGAAATCAGAAATCAGCACATCGGCTATATCTTTCAAAACTACTTGCTACTTGAACAATTATCCGTTTATGAGAATATCAGATTGACACTAAACATGGTAGGCATTACCGATAAAGATGAAATTGATAAGCGTATCACCTACCTATTAGAAGCCGTTGGACTCAAAAACTACAAAAAACGTAAAGCAGGGATGCTTTCTGGTGGGCAACAACAACGTGTGGCTATCGCAAGAGCCCTTGCGAAAAACCCGCAGGTCATTATTGCGGATGAACCAACCGGAAACCTCGATTCGAAAAACACGATTGAGGTCATGAACATCATCAAAAAAATCGCAGAGACCAAACTGGTCTTATTAGTCACACACGAAAGAGAATTAGCAACGGCCTATGCGACGAGGATCATTGAACTTCAAGATGGTAAAATTGTTGACGATAGTGCCTCATCCGGCTTAGGTAATCTTTACCGCGTCAGACAAGACACCGACATCTATCTAAAAGACTTACACAGACATGAATTAAATGATGGGTTATTAAACGTCGACTTGTACAGTGATCAAGAAGACATTCAGGCATTAAATCTAAAGTTAGTGTTAAACAATGGCACACTCTACATCGACTTTGGAAATCAAAAGTTCAAAAAAATACAATTGTTCGATCAAAATAATGAGGTCAAACTCATTGATGCCCATTACGAAGACGAACAAGAAGCACAAGAGGTACATTCGTTTGATTACGAATCCATTATTGATGAAACCAAGAAAAAGAAGAACCAACCAGTCATTTCACTAAAACACAGTTTTCGTTTGGCGTTTTCAAAAATCATCAACCAAACCAAACGTAAGCGTCTCTTGTTTATTGGCTTTTTAATTAGTGGGCTGATATTATCGTTTATCTCCGCTTCACTTTATGCGGCATTTGATGCGGCTGAAGAAAATTACATGTCTAGGCCGGTCAATATGGTGCTTGTCACAGTAAAAGACGGTTACCGTGCAACTTATAGCCAAATTGATGGGGCAACGGGTCTTACCTATATGGTCCCAAGACCTGAGCAACATCAAATTCAAATATCCGTTCCCTATTTCGATCAGTTTAATTTGAACTATGGTAAAGATGATCGAATTTATTTATACCCACACTTTGATTTAGAAAACGTTGGCACATCGATTATTTATGGTAGAAATATTGAAAATACCAATGAAGTGTTACTCGATGTGTCCTTACTAAAACAAATAAATCACGAGTACTCTTCATCGATATACAAGATGTTAGGCATCAATTCGATGAAAGAGATTACCGGTAGAACGATGATATTTTATGGTAAAGAGTTCACAATTGTCGGATTTACTGAAAGACAATATGGCACATTCACTATGGACCAACTGACCTATTATCAAACCAAGTACTGGACGGTTTTTGAAGAACAACCGAAATACGACACGGTCGAAGGATACATCAATGAAGAGTTTGGTAATTCAAGGGAGTTCTTCGTCCATTCAACCGATGTAAAACAGACAATAGCGTACTTAAAATTAAACACGTCGTTTGAAGGTATTGAAGACCTGACAACCATTGAAAGAGATAATTTTATGGATGAAAGGCAAACGCTTTTTATCTCCTTATCCATCTTTAGTTTGATTATTCTCTCCGTAACGTGGGTGAGCTTATTCTTTGTGATGCGTACGTCGGTCTTAGACCGCATGGGTGAATTATCTGTGTTTAGAGCCTTAGGGGTCAGAAAAAAAGACTTATATAAGACCTATTTGATTGAAGTCTTGGTCATTACTGGGGTAACTTCAATGATTGGATTTTTCCTAGGTATCTATTACATCACAAACTTCAATCCAATTTTGATTGAACAAGGGATTGTTAGGGTCACCTTCCTTAGTACGATTTTTACGATACTCATCGTTTTAGCAACGAATATTCTATTCGGACTATTACCAATTATCATGATTTTAAGAAAAACACCATCGCAACTAATGAGTAGTTACGACGCGTAA
- the dinB gene encoding DNA polymerase IV — translation MKLPVNIIFHIDLNAFFASVEAIESPFLKNKVFAVGGGLSFNRGGMLTTASYKARKYGIRSGMSVAEAMNLYPKLIVVPNRRDKYIKYSKLFIEHLRTYTDVVYQASIDEAYLDVTEQSKHIHPLKLAKDIQDTLLKKYQLPCSIGIAPTLFLAKMASDMKKPMGITVIRRRDVKEKLFPLEIDDMYGIGKKTAPRLHRIGIKTIGDFADPMNKEKILEIMSQASYESHIDEITGYSNQTVDPDKYAIPKSVSNETTLPYDVDNIDTLREWLNNLLKENYERLIKEGLMTRTVGIRLRHSDFRTMSKAKTLVDYTDQIEILSQEINDLFDFFYNDQPIRLIGVSFNNVIQKSDYKQDINLFNYHEHLENT, via the coding sequence ATGAAATTGCCTGTAAATATTATTTTTCACATAGATTTGAATGCTTTTTTCGCTTCTGTTGAGGCAATTGAGTCCCCTTTTCTTAAAAATAAAGTTTTCGCTGTTGGTGGTGGCTTATCATTTAATCGTGGGGGAATGTTAACAACCGCTTCATATAAAGCACGAAAATACGGCATACGAAGCGGGATGTCAGTCGCAGAAGCGATGAATCTTTATCCTAAACTCATTGTGGTACCCAATCGTAGGGATAAGTACATAAAGTATTCAAAGTTATTCATTGAACATTTAAGAACTTATACCGATGTGGTTTATCAAGCGAGTATTGATGAAGCATATTTGGATGTAACCGAACAATCGAAACACATCCACCCGTTAAAACTTGCTAAAGACATCCAAGACACGCTATTGAAAAAATACCAATTGCCTTGTTCCATTGGCATTGCACCAACACTCTTTTTAGCCAAAATGGCGTCAGATATGAAAAAACCAATGGGAATTACTGTGATTAGAAGAAGAGATGTTAAAGAAAAGCTATTTCCACTAGAAATTGATGATATGTATGGTATCGGTAAAAAGACAGCGCCGCGTCTACACCGTATTGGCATCAAGACGATTGGTGACTTTGCAGATCCAATGAATAAAGAAAAAATACTTGAAATCATGAGTCAAGCATCTTATGAAAGCCACATCGATGAAATTACAGGGTATTCAAATCAAACGGTTGATCCAGACAAATACGCCATACCAAAAAGCGTTTCAAATGAAACGACACTACCTTACGACGTTGATAACATAGATACCTTAAGAGAGTGGTTAAATAACCTTTTAAAAGAGAATTACGAGCGTTTAATCAAAGAAGGGTTGATGACTAGAACCGTAGGCATACGCTTAAGACATTCTGACTTTAGAACCATGTCAAAAGCGAAGACATTAGTCGACTATACAGATCAGATTGAGATTCTTTCTCAAGAAATCAATGATCTCTTTGATTTTTTTTATAACGACCAACCCATCCGTTTGATAGGTGTATCGTTTAATAACGTCATTCAAAAAAGTGACTATAAACAAGACATTAATTTGTTTAACTATCATGAACACCTTGAAAATACGTAG
- a CDS encoding ABC transporter ATP-binding protein/permease yields the protein MIRLEGISKYYTTDANVVMGLRKVNLELKIGEFVAITGESGSGKSTLLNVISGLDKYDDGEMYVLGEETSYYSTDELEQYRKLYIGFVFQNYNIIDSYTVLENVMIALALQGYPKEKRKSRALELIDKVGLSSHVNHRSSKLSGGQKQRAVIARALAKDCPIIVADEPTGNLDQQSGEMIMALLKEIAKEKLVVVVTHNYEQVAPYATRKIRMYDGEIVEDKELKSVEIKEERAPIAHYQMNIIDLLRFSLKNMYRIPKKSMILLLFTMVSILSVFLVYSNYQRSNSENTYYGYNSVFTNLHPGRLVVKKRDETPFTLSEINRFESMNRVLSVSNYDLVNDLSISLFNEDYGRQINPRSLVYFDDAWLVRGRLPQNENEVLLRDWDGSGLGIDFELYLDGKNTSVDGYKLTVVGYYRDDLYLYGGSGEIGFFHEDFFNGPKDDLSQMPRIMTLFMMTNQITVHQENNAKDNVIFKSYYYLNSQVPFNEIRMQIDLAQYIASQLGLDVFSPFESLTGLSVTSILPYEDGTINNVTFKETTLSSSSFELIEMSLDTAQALFYQAPYQITLNTEDKFDATLVLDSISSDYYVVYPAGASESSFANVLTIGLLFIMLIVLGFVYIALNLVQKNVINSRKKDFIIFRSIGASRRDLVSILYIEQVFYVLFGFIFSYVAGFLIQLQFKNVVIFKYIIPQMHFWFIVIFVGIGLMMARKFSVKLFGKSVITTLKSEN from the coding sequence ATGATTCGATTAGAAGGTATTTCAAAATACTATACCACGGACGCAAATGTAGTTATGGGTCTAAGAAAAGTGAACTTAGAGCTCAAGATTGGTGAGTTTGTTGCAATCACTGGGGAATCAGGCAGTGGGAAATCAACGCTATTAAACGTTATTTCTGGCCTTGATAAATACGACGATGGGGAAATGTATGTTTTAGGTGAAGAAACGTCTTATTACTCAACCGATGAATTAGAACAGTACCGAAAACTATACATCGGTTTTGTGTTTCAAAACTATAACATCATTGATTCTTATACAGTATTAGAAAACGTTATGATTGCCTTAGCCCTGCAAGGCTATCCAAAAGAAAAAAGAAAATCAAGAGCACTTGAGTTGATTGATAAAGTTGGGCTTAGTTCACACGTTAATCACCGGTCCTCTAAATTATCAGGCGGACAAAAGCAACGTGCGGTTATCGCAAGAGCACTTGCTAAAGATTGTCCAATCATTGTTGCTGACGAACCCACAGGGAATCTAGATCAACAATCTGGCGAAATGATTATGGCGTTATTAAAAGAAATTGCGAAAGAAAAACTGGTGGTTGTTGTGACACACAACTACGAGCAAGTTGCGCCTTATGCCACAAGAAAGATTCGCATGTACGATGGTGAAATCGTTGAAGACAAAGAGCTAAAGTCAGTTGAGATAAAAGAAGAACGTGCACCGATTGCACATTATCAGATGAATATCATTGATTTACTGAGATTTTCGTTGAAAAATATGTATCGTATACCAAAAAAATCCATGATCTTGTTACTATTTACGATGGTCTCGATTTTATCGGTGTTTTTAGTCTATTCTAACTATCAACGATCAAATAGTGAAAACACGTATTATGGTTACAATAGTGTCTTTACGAACTTGCATCCAGGAAGATTAGTTGTTAAAAAACGAGACGAAACACCCTTTACACTTAGTGAGATAAATCGTTTTGAATCGATGAACCGAGTCCTTAGTGTCTCAAATTATGACTTGGTTAACGATTTATCAATTTCATTGTTTAATGAAGACTATGGTAGACAAATCAACCCAAGAAGCTTAGTTTACTTTGATGATGCTTGGCTCGTTAGAGGACGGTTACCACAAAATGAAAATGAGGTTCTTTTAAGAGATTGGGACGGTAGTGGTCTCGGTATTGATTTTGAACTTTATTTGGATGGAAAAAACACATCGGTTGATGGCTATAAATTAACGGTGGTTGGTTACTACAGGGATGATTTGTATCTATATGGTGGTTCCGGGGAAATTGGATTTTTCCATGAGGACTTCTTTAATGGACCGAAAGATGATTTAAGTCAAATGCCGAGAATTATGACACTTTTTATGATGACCAATCAAATCACAGTTCACCAAGAAAATAACGCAAAAGACAATGTGATATTTAAATCCTATTATTATTTAAACAGTCAAGTACCATTTAATGAGATAAGAATGCAAATTGATTTAGCTCAATACATAGCAAGTCAACTAGGTTTAGACGTATTTTCACCTTTTGAGAGCTTAACTGGGTTGAGTGTCACTTCAATCTTGCCATACGAAGATGGCACGATTAACAATGTGACGTTTAAAGAAACAACTTTGTCAAGTTCTAGTTTCGAATTAATCGAAATGAGTCTTGATACCGCACAGGCTCTGTTTTATCAAGCACCTTATCAAATCACGTTAAACACAGAAGATAAATTTGATGCAACATTGGTGTTAGACTCAATATCAAGTGATTACTATGTTGTCTATCCAGCAGGTGCTTCAGAGTCAAGTTTTGCTAACGTCTTAACCATTGGGTTGTTGTTCATCATGTTGATTGTTTTAGGCTTTGTCTATATTGCATTAAACCTTGTACAAAAAAATGTCATCAACTCAAGGAAAAAAGACTTCATCATTTTTAGATCGATTGGTGCAAGCAGAAGAGATTTAGTCAGTATTTTATACATCGAACAAGTCTTTTATGTGCTATTCGGGTTTATATTCTCTTATGTTGCTGGCTTCTTAATTCAATTGCAATTTAAAAATGTCGTTATATTTAAATACATAATCCCACAAATGCATTTTTGGTTTATTGTAATCTTTGTGGGTATCGGGCTAATGATGGCAAGAAAATTCTCTGTTAAACTCTTTGGTAAGAGCGTCATTACAACGCTTAAATCGGAAAACTAG
- the recN gene encoding DNA repair protein RecN translates to MLKTLKIENLAIIEDLNLEFEPGMTALTGQTGAGKSLLIDSLKLLFGARADQDLIRFQKSQATIVGVFTNLGTKLKQILENYQIKSEELVIKRIMSRDNKNQIQINQTTITLQDLRKIAFYLGDIHEQHDVSKLLDQNLQLSLIDQIDRLEVEPLINDFVIAKESYLSAKKKYTQALEKKAVKEKEIKALKEEIDELEKAKLDAEELTTLNETIEKLENQEKIVSSVSNAYEILEDMYQKQSLYDAAMSLKKVKDYDVIYEKAVDTILNSHYELEALRDELSQSLEVFSFHSSEYLNELQERDFFLKNLEKNYNKTINELIVYLKSIKEEVLMIEDYDGYVLNLKKDQDRLFKETLDLGIKLREKREKLSKRLEHEIITELKLLDLEKVRFQIAFDEQMDNFFEDGIDLVTFLISLNEGEPLRALYKTASGGELSRFMLALKIVFSRHQRINLVVFDEIDMGISGVAASKVAHRMKELSKDIQVLSITHLAQVAAIANNHYSITKVVKEGRTFTEVSNLETESRVRAIAEMLSGERISSYAIEHAKALLEK, encoded by the coding sequence ATGCTTAAAACGTTAAAGATTGAAAATTTAGCCATTATCGAAGACCTTAATCTTGAATTTGAACCAGGTATGACGGCTTTAACCGGGCAAACAGGTGCAGGGAAATCCTTGCTGATTGACTCATTAAAGCTGCTTTTTGGTGCAAGAGCAGACCAAGATTTAATCCGATTTCAAAAAAGTCAAGCCACCATTGTCGGTGTTTTTACGAATTTAGGTACAAAACTGAAACAAATCCTTGAGAATTATCAAATCAAATCCGAGGAATTAGTCATCAAAAGAATCATGAGTCGTGACAATAAAAATCAGATACAAATCAATCAAACCACGATTACACTACAGGACTTACGAAAAATTGCTTTTTATCTAGGTGATATTCATGAGCAACATGATGTATCAAAGCTACTGGATCAAAACCTACAACTCTCCTTAATTGATCAAATCGATCGATTAGAAGTTGAACCATTGATTAATGACTTTGTCATCGCTAAAGAAAGTTATTTATCAGCCAAAAAGAAGTATACACAAGCCTTAGAGAAAAAAGCCGTAAAAGAAAAGGAAATTAAAGCACTTAAAGAAGAGATCGATGAACTTGAAAAAGCAAAACTCGATGCTGAGGAATTAACAACGCTTAATGAAACCATTGAAAAATTAGAGAACCAAGAAAAAATTGTTTCAAGCGTTTCAAACGCCTACGAAATCTTGGAAGATATGTATCAAAAACAATCCTTATATGACGCAGCAATGAGTTTAAAAAAAGTCAAAGATTATGATGTAATCTATGAAAAAGCAGTCGATACCATTTTAAATAGTCATTACGAATTAGAAGCACTAAGAGACGAGTTAAGTCAATCGCTTGAAGTCTTTTCATTTCACAGCAGTGAGTATTTAAATGAACTTCAAGAAAGAGATTTTTTTCTCAAAAATTTAGAGAAAAATTACAATAAAACCATTAATGAATTGATTGTCTATTTAAAATCGATTAAAGAAGAAGTCTTGATGATTGAAGACTATGATGGCTACGTTTTAAATTTAAAAAAAGACCAAGATCGATTGTTTAAAGAAACCTTAGACCTTGGTATCAAATTAAGAGAAAAACGGGAAAAATTATCCAAACGTCTTGAACATGAAATCATCACGGAGTTAAAACTGCTTGATTTGGAAAAAGTACGATTTCAAATTGCTTTTGATGAGCAAATGGATAACTTTTTTGAAGATGGCATTGACCTAGTCACGTTCTTAATATCTTTAAATGAAGGTGAACCCTTAAGGGCGCTTTATAAAACGGCCTCAGGTGGTGAACTTTCAAGATTCATGCTTGCCTTAAAGATTGTTTTTTCAAGACATCAACGTATTAATTTGGTGGTGTTTGATGAAATTGATATGGGCATCAGTGGAGTGGCAGCCTCAAAAGTCGCACATCGTATGAAAGAACTATCCAAAGATATTCAAGTACTTTCGATTACACACTTAGCCCAAGTGGCTGCAATTGCCAATAATCACTACAGCATCACTAAAGTAGTAAAAGAAGGTAGAACCTTTACCGAAGTATCTAACTTAGAAACTGAATCTAGAGTGCGTGCGATTGCCGAGATGTTATCTGGTGAACGCATCTCATCTTACGCCATTGAACACGCAAAAGCCTTACTTGAAAAATAA
- a CDS encoding TlyA family RNA methyltransferase: MRLDLYLVKEFNLESRSKALDLIKTNQVMVNGQLSSKQSYDVKPNDQVEIIKQLEYVSRGGNKLEDAINFYHLEFKDKVLLDVGSSTGGFTDCALKHGAKKVYAYDVGSDQLHESLRSKKEIELHENTNILDVLMPVSCDYVSIDVSFTSVKPILNHLKDIQATFIVLVKPQFEVGKKEVKNGIVKDEKKQTDVVLGMISYMNYLGFTYIGHKKSDLLGKKGNQEYLLVMKKGE; encoded by the coding sequence ATGAGACTTGATCTATACTTAGTCAAAGAATTCAATCTTGAATCGAGATCAAAAGCACTCGATCTAATTAAAACCAATCAAGTGATGGTCAACGGTCAACTTTCAAGTAAACAGAGCTACGACGTAAAGCCAAACGATCAAGTTGAAATCATAAAACAATTAGAATATGTCTCAAGAGGTGGTAACAAATTAGAAGATGCCATCAATTTTTATCACCTTGAGTTTAAGGACAAAGTGCTTCTTGATGTGGGCTCATCAACGGGTGGATTTACGGATTGTGCACTCAAACATGGGGCAAAAAAAGTCTACGCTTATGACGTTGGAAGTGATCAACTTCACGAAAGCTTAAGAAGCAAAAAAGAAATCGAACTGCATGAAAACACAAACATTTTAGATGTCTTGATGCCTGTGTCTTGTGACTACGTATCGATTGATGTGTCATTCACATCAGTAAAACCCATTTTAAACCATTTGAAAGACATTCAAGCGACCTTTATTGTGTTAGTCAAACCTCAGTTTGAAGTGGGCAAAAAAGAAGTTAAAAATGGAATTGTTAAAGATGAAAAAAAGCAAACCGATGTGGTGCTTGGTATGATAAGTTACATGAACTACTTGGGTTTTACTTACATCGGTCATAAAAAATCAGATTTATTGGGTAAAAAAGGAAACCAAGAGTACTTACTTGTCATGAAAAAAGGGGAATAA